From the Nonlabens marinus S1-08 genome, one window contains:
- a CDS encoding DUF5686 and carboxypeptidase-like regulatory domain-containing protein: MNKPTSYCITTSWTMLLLLFFGSMAAQTKVGGVVYDQDGATVPFANVVFPGSYEGTITNDDGRFYLQSDKTYTQIEISFVGYKTKTIDLESRVKLDFNITIEDDEAQLDAVVVYAGKTSKKNNPAIDILRKIWENRRKNGLSQFDQYQYEKYEKLEFDLNTIDSAMINSSLFEGMEFIFDYADTSRTSGKTYLPIFINESLSTVYGDNNLDKEKENIKANKNSGFSDNQTLIALVKDLYTDIDIYDRYLKFFDKSFVSPIGRAGIDSYNYVLRDTAEVDGVRSFNIVYYPRRKGELTFKGDFWVADSTFAIKEINMQANKSANVNWVKDIYIEQEYQVLDDSLFLITRDFFQSDFALRKKEEARGVYGKRTTLFADYQFDKEKPENFYRRRVNDYDPETYNRSEEYWDENRLEKLDAEEKQIYTMLDTLKQNKKFKRLYNIGTILASGYYEVDNFDIGPVFSVFGFNDVEGLRIRGGGRTYFSANDLWRLEGYLAYGFRDDQFKYGLSGKYLLDKRSRLTIQAGNRRDIEQLAASLTNSNDVLGRSLASSALITTGNNGRLSSINLSTVNLSFEPLYNLEFRLGGSYRTIKTANSDFFSLDYLDDDGTINGQVNQSELGLTMTYTPGRKTSNYGVDRTIINSFQYPILYANYTRGLEGVLNSDFNYDKVQFYYEHPLQIGGFGRLRARVEAGKTFGKVPLALLNVVPGNQTLFNISGAFNTMNFYEFVTDEYVTLHLDHNFNGRIFSRIPGLQQLDLRELVGFKAVYGTISDENIAINRSNIDYLAPEDVYYEYSVGIGNIFRILRIDASFRGNYNSLPDARKFAITGSFGFSF; this comes from the coding sequence ATGAACAAGCCAACATCCTATTGTATAACAACTAGTTGGACAATGCTATTGCTGCTCTTTTTCGGGAGTATGGCAGCTCAAACTAAAGTAGGTGGCGTGGTATACGATCAGGATGGAGCTACTGTGCCTTTTGCAAATGTGGTGTTCCCAGGCTCCTATGAAGGCACTATCACAAATGACGATGGCAGGTTCTATTTGCAATCTGACAAGACCTATACTCAAATAGAAATCTCTTTTGTTGGGTACAAAACCAAAACGATAGATCTTGAAAGCCGCGTCAAACTGGATTTCAATATTACTATTGAGGATGATGAGGCACAGCTGGATGCTGTGGTTGTTTATGCAGGTAAAACCTCTAAAAAAAACAACCCAGCAATAGATATCTTACGCAAGATTTGGGAAAATCGGCGTAAAAATGGTTTAAGTCAATTTGACCAGTATCAGTACGAGAAGTACGAAAAACTGGAGTTTGACCTCAACACCATCGACAGCGCCATGATTAATTCCAGTCTTTTTGAAGGAATGGAATTCATCTTTGATTATGCAGATACGAGCAGAACCAGTGGTAAAACCTACTTACCTATATTCATCAACGAGTCATTATCCACGGTTTATGGTGATAACAACCTAGATAAGGAAAAGGAAAACATCAAGGCCAATAAAAATTCTGGATTCTCAGATAATCAGACCTTGATTGCTCTGGTAAAAGATTTATACACCGACATAGATATTTACGACCGCTACCTCAAGTTCTTTGATAAGAGTTTTGTGAGTCCCATAGGTCGTGCCGGAATCGATAGTTATAATTATGTATTGCGCGATACGGCTGAGGTTGATGGAGTGCGCTCCTTCAACATCGTATATTATCCGCGCCGGAAAGGTGAACTCACCTTTAAAGGTGATTTCTGGGTAGCAGACTCAACCTTTGCCATCAAGGAAATTAATATGCAGGCAAATAAGAGTGCCAACGTCAACTGGGTCAAGGACATTTATATTGAGCAGGAGTATCAAGTGCTAGACGATAGCCTATTCTTGATTACTCGTGACTTTTTCCAGAGTGATTTCGCACTGCGTAAAAAAGAAGAAGCGCGTGGTGTTTACGGCAAGCGCACTACCCTATTTGCCGATTACCAATTTGATAAAGAAAAACCAGAAAACTTCTACCGCAGACGTGTCAACGATTATGACCCAGAAACCTACAATCGTTCAGAAGAGTATTGGGATGAGAATCGATTGGAGAAACTGGATGCAGAAGAAAAGCAGATCTACACCATGCTTGATACGCTCAAGCAGAATAAAAAATTTAAAAGACTCTATAATATAGGAACCATTCTGGCATCAGGTTATTACGAGGTAGACAACTTTGATATAGGACCCGTATTCTCCGTTTTTGGGTTCAACGATGTAGAAGGACTACGTATTCGCGGCGGTGGACGTACGTATTTTTCTGCAAACGACCTTTGGCGTTTAGAAGGTTATCTAGCCTACGGGTTTAGGGACGACCAGTTTAAATACGGCCTTTCAGGAAAATACCTGTTGGATAAACGCAGTCGTCTGACCATCCAAGCTGGGAATCGTCGGGATATTGAACAACTTGCAGCCAGCCTTACTAATAGCAATGATGTGCTAGGTCGTAGTCTAGCATCCAGTGCATTAATCACTACAGGAAACAACGGCCGTTTATCTTCCATTAATCTATCCACGGTTAATCTTAGTTTTGAACCATTGTATAACCTAGAATTTCGTCTAGGCGGCAGCTACCGAACTATAAAAACAGCCAACTCAGACTTCTTCAGTCTGGATTATCTAGACGATGACGGCACGATCAACGGTCAGGTCAATCAGAGTGAGTTAGGTTTGACCATGACGTATACGCCAGGTCGTAAAACCTCCAATTATGGTGTGGACAGGACCATCATCAACTCTTTCCAGTACCCTATTTTGTATGCCAACTATACCAGAGGTCTAGAAGGTGTTCTCAACAGCGATTTTAATTATGACAAGGTTCAGTTTTATTACGAACACCCATTGCAGATAGGTGGTTTTGGGAGACTTCGAGCTCGTGTAGAGGCTGGAAAAACCTTTGGCAAGGTACCGCTGGCACTACTCAATGTCGTCCCTGGTAACCAGACCTTATTCAATATTTCTGGGGCCTTCAACACCATGAACTTCTATGAATTTGTGACTGACGAGTATGTTACTTTACATCTCGATCATAATTTCAACGGCCGTATTTTTTCTCGCATTCCAGGATTGCAGCAGTTGGATTTACGCGAGCTCGTAGGCTTCAAGGCGGTTTATGGAACGATTAGCGACGAGAATATTGCCATTAACCGAAGTAATATTGACTACCTAGCGCCAGAAGATGTCTATTATGAATACAGCGTCGGTATAGGAAATATCTTCCGTATTTTGAGGATCGACGCTAGTTTTAGAGGTAACTATAATTCCCTGCCAGATGCTCGCAAATTTGCGATTACTGGCAGCTTTGGCTTTAGTTTCTAA
- a CDS encoding deoxynucleoside kinase, with the protein MHIAVAGNIGAGKTTLTQMLAKHYKWTPQYEDVLENPYLEDFYTDMERWSFNLQVYFLNSRFRQVLEIRESGKKIIQDRTIYEDASIFAPNLHAMGLLSQRDFDNYSSLFDLMEKLVGAPDLLIYLRSSIPNLVNQIHKRGRDYENTISIDYLSRLNERYEAWIHGYDKGNLLIIDVDNIDFVNNPEDMGEIINKIDAEMTGLFA; encoded by the coding sequence ATGCATATTGCCGTTGCAGGAAACATAGGAGCAGGAAAAACTACATTAACTCAAATGCTTGCCAAACATTATAAATGGACTCCTCAATATGAGGATGTTTTAGAAAACCCGTACCTGGAAGATTTCTATACAGATATGGAACGCTGGTCCTTCAATTTGCAGGTTTATTTCTTGAATAGCAGGTTCAGACAAGTATTGGAAATACGGGAGAGCGGTAAAAAGATTATTCAAGACCGCACGATTTATGAGGATGCGAGCATTTTTGCTCCCAACTTACACGCTATGGGACTCTTATCTCAACGTGACTTTGATAATTACAGCAGCCTTTTTGATTTGATGGAAAAACTGGTGGGGGCTCCAGATTTGTTGATCTATTTACGCAGTTCTATTCCTAATCTTGTGAATCAAATTCACAAACGAGGTAGGGATTACGAGAACACGATTTCTATCGATTATTTGAGCCGATTGAACGAGCGCTATGAAGCATGGATTCACGGGTACGATAAAGGAAATCTTCTTATTATTGATGTGGACAACATCGACTTTGTAAATAATCCTGAGGATATGGGAGAAATCATCAATAAGATTGATGCGGAGATGACTGGTTTGTTTGCTTAG
- a CDS encoding sodium-translocating pyrophosphatase — MEELVIYLPLVLAALGFVFMLTKKSWVMKQDAGDGKMKEIADHIYEGALAFLKAEYKLLSIFVIVVAILLGVVSVIVPTTNWMILIAFVFGALFSAYAGNIGMKIATQTNVRTTQAAKTSLPKALKVSFGGGTVMGLGVAVLAVLGLTLFFILFFQLFMNGVWAPAEFAGVMKTPGELMTIVLETLAGFSLGAESIALFARVGGGIYTKAADVGADLVGKVEAGIPEDDPRNPATIADNVGDNVGDVAGMGADLFGSYVATVLAAMVLGNYVIRDMGGDIVAQGFGGIGPILLPMSIAGVGIIISVIGTLLVKISSNDAKEAQVMGALNIGNWTSIILVALSCFGLCYWLLPETMTMNFYGEGAMTISWLNVFYATLVGLVVGAVISSVTEYYTGLGKKPILKIVQQSSTGAGTNIIAGLATGMISTFPSVILFAGAIWASYAFAGFYGVALAASAMMATTAMQLAIDAFGPISDNAGGIAEMSEQEPIVRERTDILDSVGNTTAATGKGFAIASAALTSLALFAAYVTFTGIDGINIFKAPVLAMLFIGGMVPVVFSALAMNAVGKAAMEMVEEVRRQFREIPGIMEGTGKPQYDKCVDISTKASLKEMMLPGVLTIGFPLVIAFVPMIFGMNALAIAEMLGGYMAGVTVSGVLWAIFQNNAGGAWDNAKKSFEAGVMINGEMTYKGSDAHKAAVTGDTVGDPFKDTSGPSMNILIKLTCLIGLVIAPILGSHSEETPETAVPVTMEIESPQELETAQNEDLLVSCDAGLYYFKPINEVEQNTRPLAAR; from the coding sequence ATGGAAGAATTAGTTATTTATCTGCCACTAGTACTGGCAGCTTTAGGATTTGTATTTATGTTGACCAAAAAATCTTGGGTCATGAAGCAAGATGCCGGTGACGGTAAAATGAAGGAGATTGCAGATCATATTTATGAAGGCGCTCTTGCCTTTTTGAAAGCTGAATATAAGCTACTCTCCATTTTTGTGATTGTAGTTGCCATATTACTGGGAGTTGTTTCTGTAATCGTTCCCACAACAAACTGGATGATATTGATCGCCTTTGTCTTTGGAGCCTTGTTCTCTGCCTATGCAGGAAACATCGGGATGAAGATTGCTACCCAGACTAATGTAAGAACCACCCAAGCTGCCAAAACCAGTTTGCCAAAAGCGTTGAAAGTTTCCTTTGGTGGTGGTACCGTGATGGGATTAGGTGTAGCTGTGCTGGCCGTTCTAGGGTTGACTTTATTCTTTATTCTCTTTTTCCAATTGTTCATGAATGGTGTATGGGCTCCAGCCGAATTTGCAGGAGTAATGAAAACCCCAGGCGAACTTATGACTATAGTCCTTGAGACTCTTGCCGGTTTCTCACTAGGTGCAGAAAGCATTGCTCTTTTTGCTCGTGTTGGTGGTGGAATCTACACTAAGGCTGCCGATGTAGGCGCTGACCTTGTTGGAAAAGTAGAAGCTGGGATCCCTGAAGATGATCCTCGCAATCCCGCGACAATCGCAGATAATGTGGGTGACAACGTTGGTGACGTGGCCGGTATGGGCGCCGATTTATTTGGCTCTTACGTCGCGACCGTTCTCGCAGCGATGGTGCTGGGGAATTACGTGATACGCGATATGGGCGGTGATATTGTCGCTCAAGGTTTCGGTGGGATAGGTCCTATTTTATTGCCTATGTCTATCGCGGGAGTTGGTATCATTATTTCAGTAATTGGAACCTTATTGGTCAAGATCTCCAGCAACGATGCTAAGGAAGCTCAAGTTATGGGAGCTCTTAATATTGGAAACTGGACATCAATCATTCTTGTGGCTCTATCCTGTTTTGGACTTTGTTATTGGTTGCTACCAGAAACCATGACCATGAATTTTTATGGTGAAGGCGCAATGACTATTTCATGGCTCAATGTATTCTATGCGACATTAGTAGGTCTAGTGGTTGGAGCCGTTATCTCATCTGTAACCGAATATTATACAGGATTGGGGAAAAAGCCTATTCTTAAAATAGTACAACAATCTTCTACGGGAGCTGGAACCAATATTATTGCTGGTCTTGCGACTGGAATGATTTCTACGTTCCCATCCGTCATTTTATTTGCTGGTGCGATTTGGGCATCGTATGCCTTTGCAGGATTCTATGGTGTGGCACTTGCGGCCAGTGCGATGATGGCAACAACTGCCATGCAGCTGGCTATTGACGCCTTCGGACCGATCTCTGACAATGCTGGTGGTATTGCAGAGATGAGCGAGCAAGAACCTATCGTACGCGAGCGAACTGACATTCTGGATTCTGTAGGGAATACCACTGCGGCAACTGGTAAAGGTTTTGCGATTGCGTCTGCAGCATTGACCTCGCTAGCTCTTTTTGCAGCCTACGTGACTTTTACAGGAATTGACGGTATCAATATTTTTAAAGCGCCAGTACTGGCCATGTTGTTCATTGGCGGTATGGTTCCCGTTGTATTTAGCGCACTTGCGATGAATGCCGTTGGTAAGGCCGCGATGGAGATGGTAGAAGAAGTGAGAAGACAATTCCGTGAGATTCCAGGAATTATGGAAGGAACCGGAAAACCACAATATGATAAGTGTGTGGATATTTCTACCAAGGCCTCTTTAAAAGAAATGATGTTGCCAGGTGTGTTGACCATTGGATTCCCATTAGTGATTGCTTTTGTACCGATGATTTTTGGGATGAATGCACTCGCCATTGCAGAAATGCTTGGTGGTTATATGGCTGGAGTTACTGTTAGTGGTGTGCTATGGGCAATATTCCAGAACAATGCCGGTGGCGCCTGGGACAATGCCAAAAAATCTTTTGAGGCTGGCGTTATGATCAACGGCGAGATGACCTACAAAGGTTCTGATGCCCATAAAGCGGCAGTTACCGGTGATACTGTAGGTGATCCTTTCAAGGACACTTCTGGACCATCGATGAACATTTTGATCAAATTGACCTGTTTGATTGGACTCGTGATTGCTCCTATTTTGGGAAGCCACAGCGAGGAAACTCCAGAGACTGCAGTTCCAGTAACGATGGAAATCGAATCTCCACAGGAACTTGAAACAGCACAAAACGAAGATCTTTTAGTGTCCTGTGATGCAGGCTTGTATTATTTCAAACCTATCAATGAAGTAGAGCAAAACACTCGCCCGCTCGCTGCTCGCTAA
- a CDS encoding electron transfer flavoprotein subunit beta/FixA family protein, with amino-acid sequence MKILVCISHVPDTTSKINFTDNDTQFDTNGVQFVINPNDEFGLTRAMWFKEKQGASVDVVTVGGAEVEPTLRKALAIGADQAIRVDTPAVDGYAVAKELADVVKNGGYDLVIAGRESIDYNGGMVPGMVAAMTGSSFVNTCIALEIEGSSVTATREIDGGKETVTTSLPLVIGGQKGLVEESDLRIPNMRGIMMARKKPLDVKASIDASSETSTVSFEKPAPKGAVTLVEADNLDRLVDLLHNEAKVI; translated from the coding sequence ATGAAGATATTAGTATGCATCAGCCATGTGCCCGATACAACTTCCAAGATTAATTTCACGGATAATGACACCCAGTTTGATACAAACGGTGTTCAGTTTGTGATCAACCCTAACGATGAGTTTGGATTGACTAGAGCCATGTGGTTTAAAGAAAAGCAAGGTGCGAGTGTAGATGTAGTCACCGTTGGTGGTGCTGAGGTAGAGCCTACCTTGAGAAAGGCATTAGCCATAGGAGCTGATCAAGCGATACGTGTAGATACTCCAGCAGTAGACGGTTATGCAGTTGCTAAAGAATTAGCAGATGTTGTGAAAAATGGAGGTTATGATCTGGTTATTGCAGGTCGTGAATCTATAGATTACAACGGTGGTATGGTTCCAGGAATGGTAGCAGCGATGACCGGTTCAAGTTTTGTAAACACTTGTATTGCTTTAGAAATTGAGGGTTCATCAGTAACCGCTACTCGCGAGATTGATGGTGGTAAAGAAACAGTAACTACCTCCTTGCCACTAGTTATAGGTGGGCAAAAAGGTTTAGTAGAAGAAAGCGACTTAAGAATTCCTAACATGCGTGGGATCATGATGGCTCGTAAAAAGCCATTAGATGTTAAAGCATCGATCGACGCGAGTAGTGAAACTAGCACGGTTTCTTTTGAGAAGCCAGCTCCTAAAGGTGCGGTAACTCTAGTAGAGGCAGACAATTTGGATAGGTTGGTAGATCTATTGCACAATGAGGCAAAAGTAATCTGA
- a CDS encoding App1 family protein gives MFNRDPWILDVFRTYSGENRLYVRGRALEDQPLKLYEQQSFYHTIRNAWRAFKTDEIREIPVRLTLSNGNHFETITDREGYFLFDITTETNLQDLADEEGYVPITISFDEENSAFAKAKSQQRISLNKFTGETLVPPSTAAYGVVSDIDDTIMKTGVTSFLKLRVAFNTFFKNFDKRTPFKDAANFYQLLHRGASGKDQNPMFYLSNSPWNLYHYLEKFVDFHGFPRGPILLRDFPTPWNRTPKKERPHKEHELINILKHYPDQQFILIGDAGEHDTTYYTNGATEYPERIKAIYIRAVNHTKKMAAIKEMADAFEVCPVLLVKESSEAIKHAREMGWIV, from the coding sequence ATGTTCAACCGCGACCCTTGGATCCTAGACGTTTTCAGAACCTATAGCGGCGAGAACCGTCTTTATGTGCGCGGTAGAGCGTTAGAGGATCAGCCCTTAAAATTGTACGAGCAACAATCTTTTTACCATACCATCAGGAACGCCTGGCGCGCTTTTAAAACAGATGAGATACGAGAAATCCCTGTACGTTTGACCTTGTCAAATGGCAATCACTTCGAGACAATAACAGACCGTGAGGGTTACTTTCTTTTTGACATAACTACAGAGACTAACTTGCAGGATCTTGCAGACGAGGAAGGTTATGTGCCTATCACTATTTCTTTTGATGAGGAAAATTCCGCTTTCGCGAAAGCGAAATCCCAACAAAGAATTTCCTTAAATAAGTTCACTGGTGAGACTCTAGTACCTCCTAGCACGGCTGCCTATGGAGTCGTCAGCGATATTGACGACACCATCATGAAGACGGGAGTCACTAGTTTCTTAAAATTGCGAGTAGCCTTCAACACCTTCTTCAAGAATTTTGACAAACGTACGCCGTTCAAAGACGCTGCGAATTTCTACCAATTACTGCATCGTGGAGCCTCTGGCAAGGATCAAAACCCAATGTTCTACTTGAGCAACAGCCCCTGGAACCTCTACCATTATCTTGAAAAATTTGTAGATTTTCACGGTTTCCCACGTGGACCGATACTTTTGAGAGATTTCCCGACACCCTGGAATCGCACCCCAAAGAAAGAAAGACCACATAAGGAACATGAGTTGATCAATATTCTTAAACATTATCCAGACCAACAGTTCATCCTGATAGGTGACGCAGGTGAGCATGATACCACATACTATACTAACGGGGCTACTGAATATCCTGAGCGCATAAAAGCCATCTACATTAGGGCTGTCAATCACACCAAAAAAATGGCCGCCATCAAAGAAATGGCAGATGCTTTTGAAGTTTGTCCTGTATTATTGGTTAAGGAATCCAGCGAGGCGATCAAGCATGCGCGGGAAATGGGATGGATTGTTTAG
- a CDS encoding pyruvate dehydrogenase complex E1 component subunit beta produces the protein MKTIQFREAIQEAMSEEMRRDESVYLMGEEVAEYNGAYKASKGMLDEFGPKRIIDTPISELGFAGVAIGSTMTGNRPIVEYMTFNFSLVGIDQIINNAAKIRQMSGGQLKCPIVFRGPTGSAGQLAATHSQAFENWFANTPGLKVIVPSNPYDAKGLLKAAIRDDDPVIFMESEQMYGDKGEVPEDEYVLPIGVAELKREGTDVTIVSFGKIIKEAYKAADELEKEGISCEIIDLRTVRPYDKEAILKSVKKTNRLVILEEAWPFGNVSTEISHMVQAEAFDYLDAPIYKINTADTPAPYSPVLFAEWLPNSDDVVEGVKKVMYRK, from the coding sequence ATGAAGACAATACAATTCCGTGAGGCCATTCAAGAGGCCATGAGTGAAGAAATGAGACGAGACGAGTCTGTTTATTTGATGGGTGAAGAAGTGGCAGAATATAATGGAGCTTACAAGGCTTCAAAAGGAATGCTGGATGAATTTGGCCCTAAACGGATAATAGACACTCCTATTTCTGAATTAGGATTTGCAGGTGTAGCGATAGGTTCAACCATGACAGGCAATCGCCCAATAGTGGAGTACATGACCTTCAACTTCTCACTAGTTGGAATTGATCAAATCATAAACAATGCTGCCAAAATACGCCAAATGAGCGGTGGTCAATTGAAGTGCCCTATTGTTTTCCGCGGCCCAACGGGAAGTGCGGGACAGCTGGCAGCAACACACTCCCAGGCTTTTGAAAACTGGTTTGCAAACACTCCAGGATTGAAAGTCATCGTACCTTCTAACCCATATGACGCAAAAGGCTTATTGAAAGCCGCCATACGCGACGATGATCCAGTAATTTTTATGGAATCAGAGCAGATGTACGGTGATAAAGGTGAGGTGCCTGAGGATGAATATGTATTACCTATAGGTGTTGCTGAATTAAAACGAGAAGGAACTGATGTAACTATTGTTTCCTTCGGTAAAATCATAAAAGAGGCTTACAAAGCAGCTGACGAATTAGAAAAAGAAGGCATCTCTTGCGAGATCATCGATTTGAGAACGGTTCGTCCTTATGATAAAGAAGCAATCTTAAAATCTGTAAAGAAAACCAACAGATTAGTCATCCTGGAAGAAGCATGGCCCTTTGGTAATGTATCTACTGAAATCTCTCACATGGTACAGGCGGAAGCTTTTGACTATCTAGATGCTCCTATATATAAGATCAACACGGCAGATACTCCTGCCCCTTATTCTCCGGTTTTATTTGCTGAATGGCTGCCTAATTCTGATGATGTTGTGGAAGGTGTGAAAAAGGTAATGTATAGAAAGTAA
- a CDS encoding MgtC/SapB family protein yields the protein MEYSDLYTLGIALGLGFLVGFQRQRDEKKMAGVRTYSLITILGTVLALIERESGNVWVLPVVGIGLTALMVSSTFIKSKSGDRDPGLSTEVAALLMYAIGAYLVVGNQWIGVIVGGGVAFLLYLKSRLHSWIIDLEDKDVRAIMTFSAISLIILPVLPDQTYGPYDVLNPHDIWLIVVLIVGISVVGYFLYKVIGKNAGVISNGILGGLISSTATTVSYSRMAKQSNKVGSLAAFVILTASAVSFGRIIVEIGIVAPEQLGSIVLPIAVVAMVMVILSVVVFILIKRNKSDEEIPEPKNPAQFKSALTFGLLYGLILLAVAFAKTELGNDALYVVSVVSGLTDVDAITLSLSQLMKKGSLETSLGWQLIILAGLSNMLFKGIMAVTIGGKTLARWIVITFGITIVAGLLIIWLWPQSWQLSG from the coding sequence TTGGAATATTCTGACTTATACACCTTAGGTATCGCGCTGGGATTAGGTTTCTTGGTCGGCTTCCAGCGACAGCGAGATGAGAAAAAAATGGCTGGTGTACGCACATACAGCCTTATAACGATATTGGGAACGGTACTGGCACTCATTGAAAGAGAGTCTGGTAATGTGTGGGTGCTACCCGTGGTTGGTATTGGGCTTACCGCCCTCATGGTTTCAAGCACTTTTATAAAATCAAAATCGGGAGATCGCGATCCGGGTCTAAGTACTGAGGTTGCTGCACTACTCATGTATGCTATAGGAGCTTATCTGGTTGTGGGCAATCAATGGATAGGTGTCATCGTAGGTGGTGGTGTTGCATTTTTGCTGTACTTAAAAAGTAGGTTACATTCTTGGATCATTGACCTAGAAGATAAAGATGTGCGTGCCATCATGACATTTTCTGCAATTTCGCTCATTATACTTCCCGTTCTACCAGACCAGACGTATGGTCCATACGATGTCCTTAACCCCCATGACATCTGGCTGATTGTCGTATTGATTGTAGGCATCAGTGTTGTGGGTTATTTTCTTTATAAGGTCATAGGTAAGAATGCAGGTGTCATTTCCAATGGGATCCTAGGTGGACTTATAAGCAGCACAGCAACCACAGTTAGCTACTCTCGCATGGCTAAGCAATCAAACAAAGTCGGGTCACTAGCAGCATTTGTCATACTCACAGCATCTGCGGTTTCCTTTGGGCGTATTATAGTTGAGATTGGTATTGTGGCGCCAGAGCAGCTGGGATCCATCGTATTGCCTATTGCAGTCGTTGCAATGGTCATGGTCATCCTATCAGTTGTAGTATTTATTTTGATAAAGAGAAATAAATCAGATGAAGAAATTCCCGAGCCCAAAAATCCAGCGCAGTTCAAAAGCGCACTTACTTTTGGTCTACTTTACGGCCTCATTCTTCTAGCAGTTGCTTTTGCAAAGACTGAATTAGGTAACGACGCCTTATACGTCGTCTCGGTAGTGAGTGGCTTGACAGATGTTGATGCCATCACGCTATCACTGTCCCAGCTTATGAAAAAAGGGTCGTTAGAAACATCACTGGGCTGGCAACTAATTATTTTGGCTGGTTTATCCAATATGCTTTTTAAGGGAATTATGGCAGTTACCATAGGTGGTAAAACCCTTGCTAGATGGATTGTCATTACCTTTGGAATAACCATAGTTGCTGGACTATTGATTATTTGGCTTTGGCCGCAATCTTGGCAACTAAGTGGTTAA
- a CDS encoding electron transfer flavoprotein subunit alpha/FixB family protein, producing MSVLVYTESENGAFKKTAYEVSSYAKGIADMLGTDVAAISFHAADAGDLGTYGVKTLHNVKDAKLDKFNAGAYADAIAQAAKAVDAKVIVISSSADSKYLGSLLSVHLDAGYVSNVVALPSSADPFTVKRSVFTNKAFSNTQISTDRKLIGLSKNAYGLKENPTDCSVVDFAPSLNDDDFKVEVKSVDKATDKVTIADAEIVVSAGRGMKGPENWGMIEELAGVLGAATACSKPVSDMGWRPHGEHVGQTGKPVASSLYIAIGISGAIQHLAGINSSKVKVVINTDAEAPFFKAADYGVVGDAFEVVPVLIEKLKAFKAANA from the coding sequence ATGTCAGTATTAGTATATACAGAATCAGAAAACGGAGCCTTTAAGAAAACGGCCTACGAAGTGTCAAGTTATGCCAAAGGAATTGCAGACATGCTGGGAACTGATGTTGCCGCTATCTCATTTCACGCTGCAGACGCTGGTGATTTAGGAACTTATGGGGTGAAAACCTTACATAATGTCAAAGATGCCAAATTAGATAAATTCAACGCAGGAGCTTATGCAGATGCTATTGCACAAGCTGCTAAAGCAGTGGATGCTAAAGTAATTGTGATCAGCTCAAGCGCAGATTCTAAATATTTAGGATCTTTATTAAGCGTTCATTTAGATGCAGGTTATGTTTCTAACGTGGTAGCCTTGCCATCCAGTGCAGATCCATTTACCGTTAAGAGATCTGTTTTTACAAACAAAGCATTTAGCAACACACAAATTTCTACAGACCGCAAATTGATCGGACTTTCTAAAAACGCTTATGGTTTAAAAGAAAATCCTACAGATTGTAGCGTTGTAGATTTTGCACCTTCTTTAAATGATGATGATTTTAAAGTAGAAGTAAAGTCAGTTGATAAAGCAACAGATAAAGTAACGATAGCAGATGCTGAAATTGTAGTAAGCGCTGGTCGTGGTATGAAAGGTCCAGAAAACTGGGGCATGATTGAAGAGCTTGCAGGAGTTTTAGGTGCAGCCACAGCTTGTTCTAAACCAGTAAGTGACATGGGATGGAGACCACATGGAGAACATGTAGGGCAAACAGGTAAACCAGTAGCTTCTAGTCTTTATATAGCTATCGGGATCTCTGGAGCGATTCAGCACCTTGCAGGAATCAACTCTTCTAAAGTTAAAGTGGTTATCAATACAGATGCTGAAGCGCCGTTTTTCAAAGCTGCAGACTATGGAGTAGTAGGTGACGCATTTGAAGTAGTGCCTGTCTTAATCGAGAAGTTGAAAGCTTTCAAAGCAGCCAATGCTTAA